A section of the Malus sylvestris chromosome 17, drMalSylv7.2, whole genome shotgun sequence genome encodes:
- the LOC126611874 gene encoding uncharacterized protein LOC126611874 codes for MANLAEPDFVSLDITGKNYLTWVVDAKIHLEAGNLGDTIKEGSNTSSQDQVKAMIFIRCQLDEGLKREYLMVEDPLAIWKALRNRYNHQKTDFKMVGEYNSAIFRIRSQMKLCGETIVKEDMMEKTFSTFHASNVLFQQQYGE; via the exons atggcaaacttgGCAGAGCCTGATTTTGTTTCCCTTGATATTACTGGAAAAAACTACCTTACTTGGGTAGTGGATGCTAAGATCCATTTGGAGGCAGGAAACCTTGGAGACACCATCAAGGAGGGAAGCAATACATCCTCTCAAGATCAGGTGAAGGCTATGATCTTTATCCGTTGCCAGCTTGATGAAGGATTGAAGAGGGAATACCTAATGGTTGAAGATCCATTAGCCATCTGGAAAGCATTGAGGAatagatacaatcaccagaaaACG GATTTCAAGATGGTTGGTGAGTATAACTCTGCAATATTCAGAATTAGGTCCCAAATGAAACTTTGTGGGGAGACTATCGTTAAGGAAGATATGATGGAAAAGACTTTCAGTACTTTTCATGCCTCCAATGTGCTCTTTCAGCAGCAGTATGGAGAATAA